A part of Nostoc sp. KVJ3 genomic DNA contains:
- a CDS encoding XRE family transcriptional regulator, with protein MSDFAKSQRHQKLFDEMLERFNLNARSIGDAAGITEVTISRFRNGKCDLGSAKLVALLEAAPQSARNWYLSELFGAKPASSLRSLIREASPQEKAEILTEIAGWLQNIDDVGSTSVDFSLLTK; from the coding sequence ATGTCAGATTTTGCCAAGTCCCAGCGACATCAAAAGCTGTTTGATGAAATGTTAGAGCGGTTTAACTTGAATGCACGCTCGATTGGTGATGCGGCGGGAATTACGGAAGTCACGATTTCGCGCTTTCGTAACGGTAAATGCGATTTAGGTAGCGCCAAGTTGGTTGCACTCTTAGAAGCTGCCCCCCAGTCAGCGAGAAACTGGTATTTATCAGAATTATTCGGCGCTAAACCTGCCTCCTCGCTGCGATCGCTTATCCGAGAAGCATCGCCCCAAGAAAAAGCTGAAATATTAACGGAGATTGCTGGCTGGCTACAAAATATCGATGATGTTGGCTCTACTTCAGTTGATTTCAGCCTTCTAACTAAGTAA
- a CDS encoding IS1380 family transposase: MTPNKNDCIPEQFIFEQVKSCPVVVNFNSEPVTSDAGLTLIAELDRKREITSRLAACFKDYREPNKIMHPVNGLIAQRIYGLIMGYEDVNDHETLRHDGIFALAVGKAINLEQEPITLAGKSTLNRIEHCPEDISSRADSRYHRIEHDASAIETLLVELFLESYRKPPRQITLDLDVTDDPVHGNQEKIFFNPYYRGYCYAPLYIFCGKHLLAAKLRASNVDPAEGGLGELQRVIKIIRSRWKEVKIIIRGDSAYSREDIMSWCESQTEIYYVLGLAQNNRLLQLSQSIQYRASQEYSGKIKHIVEFFETLFPPSPDLKNDAAIFVDNSVWYCSLDYQTLDSWSRHRRVVAKVEYSHKEVDTRFVVTSLPVNKIPPGRLYTQKYCPRGNMENCLKEQKLGLHSDRTSTHTFEGNQLRLWFASIAYILMNALREQCLAKTEFKNATVETIRTKLLKLGAVITIRKRRILIAISSACPYKEIFAMVYKSLSQLPCPG, encoded by the coding sequence ATGACCCCAAATAAAAACGATTGTATACCAGAACAGTTTATATTTGAACAAGTAAAGTCATGTCCAGTTGTAGTTAATTTCAATAGTGAGCCTGTAACATCTGATGCAGGATTAACATTAATTGCGGAACTAGATAGAAAAAGAGAAATAACATCACGGCTGGCAGCATGTTTTAAAGATTACCGAGAGCCAAACAAAATTATGCATCCAGTTAATGGCTTAATTGCACAAAGAATATATGGCTTAATCATGGGCTATGAAGATGTAAATGACCATGAAACTCTACGCCATGATGGAATATTCGCACTGGCAGTAGGAAAAGCAATTAATTTAGAACAAGAACCAATTACTCTGGCCGGAAAAAGTACCTTAAATCGGATCGAGCATTGTCCAGAAGATATCTCTTCAAGAGCAGATAGTCGATATCACCGTATTGAACATGATGCATCAGCCATAGAAACACTCCTAGTTGAGCTATTTTTAGAATCTTATCGAAAGCCGCCACGACAGATAACTTTAGATTTAGATGTTACCGATGACCCCGTACATGGTAATCAAGAAAAAATATTTTTTAATCCTTATTATCGAGGGTATTGTTATGCGCCACTTTATATTTTCTGCGGGAAACATTTACTTGCGGCAAAGCTTCGTGCGTCTAATGTTGACCCTGCGGAAGGAGGATTAGGAGAATTACAAAGAGTAATAAAAATAATCCGCTCACGATGGAAAGAGGTGAAAATTATTATTCGTGGGGATAGTGCTTATTCGAGAGAAGATATAATGAGTTGGTGTGAATCTCAAACTGAAATTTATTATGTATTGGGACTCGCTCAAAATAATAGGCTACTCCAGCTATCTCAATCAATTCAGTATCGCGCATCCCAAGAATATTCAGGAAAAATTAAACATATAGTCGAGTTTTTTGAAACCTTATTTCCTCCATCACCAGATTTAAAGAACGACGCAGCAATATTTGTTGATAACTCAGTTTGGTATTGCTCTCTTGACTACCAAACTCTAGATAGTTGGAGCCGTCATCGTCGTGTTGTCGCCAAAGTTGAATATAGCCATAAAGAAGTTGATACTCGCTTTGTAGTCACTTCGCTCCCTGTTAATAAAATCCCGCCAGGGCGACTTTATACTCAAAAGTACTGCCCGCGCGGGAATATGGAAAATTGTTTAAAAGAACAAAAGCTCGGGTTACATAGTGATAGAACAAGTACCCATACGTTTGAAGGAAATCAATTACGTTTGTGGTTTGCGTCTATTGCTTATATTTTGATGAATGCTCTACGAGAACAATGTTTAGCAAAGACGGAATTTAAAAATGCAACTGTTGAGACTATACGCACAAAATTATTGAAGCTAGGAGCCGTCATTACTATCAGGAAACGACGAATTTTAATCGCAATTAGTAGTGCCTGCCCTTATAAAGAGATTTTCGCAATGGTTTATAAGAGTTTATCTCAATTACCTTGCCCTGGCTGA
- a CDS encoding ATP-binding protein translates to MFKKATKSQIKIRLALSGASGSGKTFSALAIAQHLGDNIALIDTEHGSASRYADRFTFDTCELNDHHPARYIEAIKAAEAAGYEVIIIDSLSHAWFSELELAGKGFDGWKNVRPLERKLIDAMIGSSSHIIATMRSKTEWIMEEYTAKDGKTKQAPKKIGTAPIQSSGIEYEFDLAGELDYNHILTISKSRCPELADKTFLNPGKDVADTLKAWIGQPQQPQETPPWKLWKSPEDAINWASEQLPDWDIDAIQEEFNELSPSNGKKAPAWVERVMQLKEPF, encoded by the coding sequence ATGTTTAAAAAAGCAACCAAATCTCAAATCAAAATCCGCCTTGCCCTCAGTGGCGCATCAGGCAGTGGTAAAACTTTCTCAGCATTGGCGATCGCTCAACACTTAGGCGACAACATCGCCCTAATCGACACAGAACACGGCAGCGCCAGCAGATACGCTGACCGATTTACATTTGACACCTGTGAACTCAACGACCACCACCCAGCTAGGTATATTGAGGCTATCAAAGCAGCAGAAGCAGCAGGTTATGAGGTAATCATCATTGACTCGCTATCTCACGCTTGGTTCTCGGAACTGGAGCTAGCTGGTAAAGGCTTTGATGGGTGGAAAAATGTTAGACCACTAGAGCGAAAGCTCATTGACGCAATGATAGGCAGTTCATCTCACATCATTGCAACCATGAGAAGTAAGACAGAGTGGATCATGGAAGAGTACACCGCTAAAGACGGCAAAACTAAACAAGCTCCCAAGAAAATTGGTACAGCCCCAATCCAGAGTAGTGGCATTGAGTACGAATTTGATTTAGCCGGAGAACTTGATTACAACCACATTTTGACTATCAGCAAAAGCAGGTGTCCAGAACTGGCTGATAAAACCTTTCTCAACCCAGGCAAGGATGTAGCCGACACCCTAAAAGCTTGGATTGGACAACCCCAACAGCCCCAAGAAACACCACCTTGGAAATTGTGGAAATCGCCAGAGGATGCAATTAATTGGGCTTCGGAGCAATTACCCGACTGGGATATAGACGCTATCCAAGAAGAATTTAACGAGTTATCCCCCAGCAACGGTAAAAAAGCCCCCGCCTGGGTAGAGCGAGTAATGCAACTCAAGGAGCCATTTTAA
- a CDS encoding thermonuclease family protein, with product MEISKLHVGKIYISLFLVAIAVSGCSKSNAEFPAMANSEEWQVIRVSDGDTMVVRQTDGREKKLRLCGIDAPEKAQPLGKESKANLQRLVNEVEGTVSVTEIESDRYGRTVAEVFSSKNGMEKSLNEEQLSSGNAYLYRQYADKCPNKIAFGNAERIAQSKKLGVWRDSSTVPPWEFRKRQRQNTKLSNLDAR from the coding sequence ATGGAAATTTCTAAACTTCATGTAGGAAAAATTTATATTTCACTTTTTCTAGTTGCGATCGCTGTTAGTGGATGTAGCAAATCGAACGCTGAATTTCCAGCGATGGCAAACTCTGAGGAGTGGCAGGTAATTAGGGTATCAGACGGTGACACGATGGTAGTGAGACAAACTGATGGGAGAGAGAAGAAATTAAGGTTGTGCGGTATTGATGCCCCAGAGAAAGCCCAGCCTCTAGGTAAAGAATCAAAGGCTAATTTACAGCGACTAGTGAATGAAGTTGAGGGAACTGTAAGTGTGACAGAGATTGAGAGCGATCGCTATGGCAGAACTGTAGCTGAAGTTTTTTCCTCTAAGAATGGGATGGAGAAATCCCTCAATGAGGAGCAACTATCAAGCGGAAACGCTTATTTGTACAGACAGTATGCTGATAAATGCCCTAATAAAATAGCTTTTGGCAATGCGGAGCGAATAGCACAATCTAAAAAGCTTGGTGTTTGGAGAGACTCTTCTACTGTCCCCCCTTGGGAATTTAGAAAACGGCAACGTCAAAATACTAAATTATCAAATTTAGATGCGCGTTAG
- a CDS encoding IS630 family transposase (programmed frameshift), producing the protein MAKKYIVDLNEDEVSQLQAIIKKGKHKARTITRANILLMASEGETDQAIASIVRAHVATVQRIREKFVIGGLDFALKDEVHPPKPKKLDEKQEAFLIATACSNPPVGRVRWTMQLLADHLVNVGIIDSISDETVRQTLKKNEIKPWLKEQWCIPEVNAEYVFRMEDVLDLYNEPYDPKRPVVCFDERPYQLVEEVRLPLPPEPEQPERYDFEYKRNGTVNLFACFQPLAGWRHIEVTERRTKADFAKQMKNLVDVCYRDADVVRLVVDNLNIHTPSALYEVFSPEEARRIIQKLEFHYTPKHASWLNQVEIELSVLSRQCLERRIPNPETLTSEIAAWEKQRNQQKASVYWGFQTKDARRKMQRLYPNLT; encoded by the exons ATGGCGAAAAAGTACATTGTTGACTTGAATGAAGATGAAGTTTCTCAGCTACAAGCAATAATTAAAAAAGGTAAGCACAAAGCAAGAACTATAACCCGTGCAAACATTCTTCTAATGGCTTCTGAAGGAGAAACGGATCAAGCGATCGCTAGCATAGTTAGAGCGCATGTTGCAACAGTGCAACGAATACGAGAAAAATTTGTCATTGGGGGGTTAGATTTTGCTTTGAAGGATGAAGTTCATCCACCAAAACCTAAAAAGTTAGATGAAAAACAAGAAGCATTTTTGATTGCAACTGCTTGTTCTAATCCACCAGTCGGAAGAGTACGTTGGACAATGCAATTATTAGCAGATCATTTAGTGAACGTTGGTATCATAGATTCAATCTCAGATGAAACAGTACGTCAAACTTTAAAAAAAA ACGAAATCAAGCCTTGGTTGAAAGAACAATGGTGTATTCCTGAAGTTAACGCAGAATATGTTTTCCGAATGGAAGATGTGCTGGATTTATACAATGAGCCTTATGATCCTAAACGCCCTGTAGTCTGCTTTGATGAACGTCCATACCAATTAGTAGAAGAAGTAAGACTTCCTTTGCCACCAGAGCCGGAGCAGCCTGAACGTTATGACTTTGAGTATAAACGTAACGGGACAGTAAATTTATTTGCATGTTTTCAACCCTTGGCGGGCTGGCGGCATATCGAAGTTACAGAGCGTCGAACTAAAGCCGATTTTGCTAAACAGATGAAAAATTTAGTAGATGTTTGCTACCGAGATGCCGATGTTGTTCGTTTAGTAGTTGATAACTTGAATATTCATACCCCCAGTGCATTATATGAAGTTTTTTCACCAGAAGAAGCACGTCGAATTATTCAAAAATTAGAGTTTCACTATACTCCTAAACACGCTTCTTGGCTGAATCAAGTAGAAATTGAATTATCTGTTTTGTCTCGCCAATGTTTAGAACGCCGTATTCCTAATCCAGAAACATTAACTTCTGAGATTGCCGCTTGGGAGAAACAACGTAATCAGCAAAAAGCCAGTGTCTATTGGGGTTTTCAAACCAAAGATGCTCGCCGAAAAATGCAGCGTTTATATCCGAATTTAACCTAG
- a CDS encoding XRE family transcriptional regulator, translating to MHYREAFNQTLEKFSITAKSLAQKSGVQERQISQFRNGKDLMSETLFGLIAALPNEAKIYYFSCVNGESMLDTVDLPSLIAQAPPQKQAEALHLIAEIFAKNIRNNTGIVELPEAV from the coding sequence ATGCATTACAGAGAAGCTTTTAACCAAACATTGGAAAAGTTCAGTATTACCGCTAAGTCGCTGGCGCAAAAGAGTGGAGTGCAAGAGCGACAGATTAGCCAGTTTAGAAATGGCAAGGACTTAATGTCTGAGACTCTTTTTGGTTTGATAGCCGCACTGCCAAATGAGGCTAAAATTTACTATTTTTCCTGCGTCAATGGGGAATCAATGTTAGATACAGTTGACTTGCCATCGCTCATTGCTCAAGCACCTCCACAAAAGCAAGCCGAGGCTCTACACCTAATTGCCGAAATCTTTGCGAAAAATATACGTAATAATACGGGTATAGTCGAATTGCCTGAAGCAGTATAA
- a CDS encoding UvrD-helicase domain-containing protein, which produces MPNPHPKTEHLTKQKTKWNNLPTKATRVPEIFLEEIEKFARSLDGQCSPFEAIISALDKLNPDEIEQIKLAIESLSGEKLVEVKGDSIAVASPRASVSGNVKDERPAVPQEPQLSDTEIAAYTASSAVFSQGETLKAMGFAQVEQLREKFGFVPSKYQLAIVDWILRGSGHGCCNAVAGSGKSSTLRIVAKTLQESGLRPSEIKICVFGKLNVQDLIKKFGQAWKESISTLHSAGFSLVKKELGIRSSYDVEVSGQKYKRIAQDLDLIAKRGNPVGRLKAEKIIGNDNDFLKLVDLVRLTNQQPTQETIKAIASHFEIDDVWEPEIIAQWIEYCLSIGEQKAIKKECLDFTDQIWLPVKWKLNEAKWFKPYKFILLDEAQDLNAAQLELALILAGSTGRILAVADPRQAIMGFAGADNKSYENIVSRTNAVELPLSICYRCPRSHIALVKEIYPQIPIEPSPSAEEGTITQIDSSDVEKLIKLGDMVIGRKTAPLVSLCIRLISRGIKATVKGKDIGESLKKDLEDIAKMPGYSFEFFNDAISNYHQIKAQQYQGLDNEEQMLENLKDKVQAITIIYQSQPQARNIEDLKYYIDSLFSDDNSPITLSTCHRAKGLEAERIFIYKPDDMPMTWKNQQDWQLEQEENLLYVALTRSKSELFIIGECDWYKSSTTDKQISTSTATQFWSGENFDDEDIDF; this is translated from the coding sequence ATGCCTAATCCACATCCTAAAACTGAGCATTTAACTAAGCAAAAAACAAAGTGGAATAATCTACCAACTAAGGCGACAAGAGTACCTGAAATATTCTTAGAGGAAATAGAAAAGTTCGCGCGATCGCTTGATGGACAATGCAGCCCATTTGAAGCCATCATCTCTGCGTTAGATAAACTCAACCCAGATGAAATAGAGCAAATTAAACTGGCTATAGAATCTTTATCTGGTGAGAAGTTGGTAGAGGTAAAGGGCGATAGCATAGCGGTAGCGAGTCCGCGAGCGTCTGTCTCCGGCAACGTCAAGGACGAACGCCCAGCAGTGCCCCAGGAGCCACAACTTTCAGATACCGAAATTGCAGCGTACACAGCGAGCAGTGCGGTCTTCTCCCAAGGGGAGACGCTAAAAGCGATGGGCTTTGCCCAAGTGGAGCAACTGCGGGAAAAGTTTGGTTTTGTACCCTCTAAATATCAGTTGGCAATAGTTGACTGGATTCTTAGAGGAAGTGGTCACGGCTGCTGCAATGCTGTCGCTGGTTCTGGTAAATCATCCACACTCAGGATTGTGGCTAAAACCTTGCAGGAATCAGGATTAAGACCAAGTGAAATCAAGATTTGTGTATTTGGGAAATTGAACGTTCAAGACTTGATTAAGAAGTTCGGGCAGGCTTGGAAAGAGTCAATTAGTACTCTACACAGTGCAGGATTCTCACTGGTAAAAAAAGAACTTGGAATTAGGAGCAGTTACGATGTTGAGGTTTCGGGGCAAAAGTATAAACGTATTGCCCAAGATTTAGACTTAATTGCTAAACGTGGTAATCCAGTTGGTAGATTAAAAGCTGAGAAAATTATCGGCAATGATAACGACTTTCTTAAATTAGTTGACCTAGTAAGACTTACCAACCAGCAACCAACACAGGAGACAATAAAGGCGATCGCATCTCACTTTGAAATTGATGATGTTTGGGAACCTGAAATAATCGCTCAGTGGATTGAGTATTGTTTGAGTATTGGTGAGCAAAAGGCGATTAAGAAGGAGTGTTTGGACTTCACTGATCAGATTTGGTTGCCTGTAAAGTGGAAGTTAAATGAGGCTAAATGGTTTAAACCGTATAAATTTATACTCTTAGATGAGGCTCAGGATTTAAATGCTGCACAGTTAGAACTCGCATTAATCCTTGCGGGGTCAACTGGGCGTATTCTAGCAGTTGCCGATCCGCGTCAAGCCATCATGGGCTTCGCCGGTGCTGATAACAAGAGTTATGAGAATATTGTCAGCCGCACCAATGCTGTAGAGTTGCCGCTATCAATTTGTTATCGTTGTCCGCGATCGCACATTGCTTTGGTCAAAGAAATCTATCCCCAAATTCCCATTGAGCCATCCCCCAGCGCTGAAGAGGGAACTATAACCCAGATTGACAGCAGTGATGTTGAGAAGCTAATCAAGCTCGGTGATATGGTCATTGGTCGTAAAACTGCACCACTAGTTAGTTTGTGCATCAGGTTAATTAGTCGTGGTATCAAAGCGACGGTCAAAGGTAAAGATATCGGCGAATCTCTTAAAAAAGACCTTGAAGACATTGCTAAAATGCCGGGATATAGTTTTGAATTTTTCAATGATGCTATATCTAACTATCATCAAATCAAAGCCCAACAGTATCAAGGTTTAGATAATGAAGAACAAATGCTTGAAAACCTTAAAGATAAGGTGCAGGCAATCACGATTATTTACCAATCACAACCACAAGCAAGAAATATTGAGGACTTAAAATATTATATTGATAGTTTATTTAGTGATGACAATTCACCAATTACCCTCAGCACTTGCCACCGTGCTAAGGGATTGGAAGCAGAACGAATATTTATTTACAAGCCTGATGATATGCCTATGACCTGGAAAAATCAGCAAGACTGGCAGCTTGAGCAAGAAGAGAATCTGCTTTATGTTGCCTTAACTCGTAGTAAATCGGAATTGTTTATTATAGGTGAATGTGATTGGTACAAATCATCAACTACAGATAAACAAATCTCCACCAGTACTGCTACACAATTTTGGTCAGGCGAAAATTTTGACGACGAAGATATTGATTTCTAG
- a CDS encoding antirestriction protein ArdA, whose translation MQLIFDSETEALSVVEQLYGVERVGKILIAERIDYAALELAVKLAQVNFPIFSFPIVSSLKCRLPFPRHERECTDEDIPKIYVACLSAYNNGHLHGLWIDATQEAEDIEDDINWMLSWSPVADDEPCEEWAIHDYENWQGIQLNECVDIEHISELANLLEEHGKAFAVYYQYYGSDTSLEDFQESYLGQFEDEEDFVYQMWDECGTLKKLEELARISHKA comes from the coding sequence ATGCAATTAATTTTTGATTCAGAAACAGAAGCCTTATCTGTAGTAGAACAGCTTTATGGTGTTGAGCGAGTAGGCAAGATTTTAATTGCTGAAAGGATTGATTATGCTGCTTTAGAATTAGCGGTTAAATTAGCTCAGGTAAATTTTCCTATTTTTAGCTTTCCCATTGTTAGCTCTTTAAAATGCCGTCTACCATTCCCCAGACATGAGCGAGAATGTACAGATGAAGATATACCCAAAATATATGTAGCCTGCCTCAGCGCTTATAACAATGGGCATTTACACGGGCTTTGGATTGATGCAACCCAAGAAGCAGAAGACATAGAAGATGATATTAATTGGATGCTTTCTTGGTCGCCTGTGGCAGACGATGAACCGTGTGAAGAATGGGCGATACATGATTATGAAAATTGGCAAGGTATTCAACTTAATGAATGCGTTGACATAGAGCATATTTCAGAACTAGCAAATTTATTAGAAGAACATGGTAAAGCCTTCGCTGTTTATTACCAATATTACGGCAGTGACACCAGTTTAGAAGATTTTCAAGAGAGTTATTTGGGTCAGTTCGAGGATGAAGAAGATTTTGTTTACCAGATGTGGGATGAGTGCGGCACTCTGAAAAAATTAGAAGAGTTAGCCCGGATTTCTCACAAAGCTTGA